From a single Brassica napus cultivar Da-Ae chromosome C9, Da-Ae, whole genome shotgun sequence genomic region:
- the LOC106404579 gene encoding uncharacterized protein LOC106404579 isoform X1, whose amino-acid sequence MYKRTDSPFIFQPNPKVFGGNLYLNSTPATKFYLDTNILAIEAFTNSYNYMACLLKYIFGRILGVEPTKAFPRTCFNSRPPHVHSHVKQPAWKYATTEWLVVRFLHRLQQEVGQIMDSTIPQQMCITQDRLGFKVNGSGGYELSSCLADLDGQQYLFQIRITLYNFTPRHRTFTVSAISDDICSSNSVRGTLREGESSSNPPQLDLQSKEPHASARIPVMRLQT is encoded by the exons ATGTACAAGAGAACGGATAGCCCTTTCATCTTCCAACCAAATCCCAAAGTTTTTGGAG GTAATCTCTATCTGAACTCCACCCCGGCGACCAAATTTTATTTGGACACCAACATCCTTGCCATCGAAGCTTTCACCAATAG CTATAACTATATGGCATGCTTGCTAAAATATATCTTTGGACGCATCTTGGGTGTTGAACCAACCAAGGCTTTCCCACGTACATGTTTCAATAGCAGGCCTCCACACGTACATAGCCACGTCAAACAACCag CTTGGAAGTATGCTACAACAGAATGGTTGGTCGTACGTTTCTTGCACCGGTTGCAGCAGGAAGTTGGACAAATCATGGACTCAACTATACCGCAACAAATGTGTATCACCCAAGATCGCCTGGGTTTTAAG GTTAATGGCAGTGGAGGGTATGAGCTTTCAAGCTGCCTTGCGGATCTTGATGGGCAGCAGTACCTTTTCCAAATTCGGATAACGCTCTATAATTTCACTCCCAGACACCGGACCTTCACAGTGTCTGCAATCAGTGATGATATTTGTTCCTCAAACTCAGTCAGAGGTACGCTACGTGAG GGGGAAAGCAGCAGCAACCCTCCTCAGCTGGATCTCCAATCTAAGGAACCACACGCTTCTGCACGCATTCCGGTGATGAGACTCCAAACATAA
- the LOC106404579 gene encoding uncharacterized protein LOC106404579 isoform X2, with translation MYKRTDSPFIFQPNPKVFGGNLYLNSTPATKFYLDTNILAIEAFTNSYNYMACLLKYIFGRILGVEPTKAFPRTCFNSRPPHVHSHVKQPAWKYATTEWLVVRFLHRLQQEVGQIMDSTIPQQMCITQDRLGFKVNGSGGYELSSCLADLDGQQYLFQIRITLYNFTPRHRTFTVSAISDDICSSNSVRGGKQQQPSSAGSPI, from the exons ATGTACAAGAGAACGGATAGCCCTTTCATCTTCCAACCAAATCCCAAAGTTTTTGGAG GTAATCTCTATCTGAACTCCACCCCGGCGACCAAATTTTATTTGGACACCAACATCCTTGCCATCGAAGCTTTCACCAATAG CTATAACTATATGGCATGCTTGCTAAAATATATCTTTGGACGCATCTTGGGTGTTGAACCAACCAAGGCTTTCCCACGTACATGTTTCAATAGCAGGCCTCCACACGTACATAGCCACGTCAAACAACCag CTTGGAAGTATGCTACAACAGAATGGTTGGTCGTACGTTTCTTGCACCGGTTGCAGCAGGAAGTTGGACAAATCATGGACTCAACTATACCGCAACAAATGTGTATCACCCAAGATCGCCTGGGTTTTAAG GTTAATGGCAGTGGAGGGTATGAGCTTTCAAGCTGCCTTGCGGATCTTGATGGGCAGCAGTACCTTTTCCAAATTCGGATAACGCTCTATAATTTCACTCCCAGACACCGGACCTTCACAGTGTCTGCAATCAGTGATGATATTTGTTCCTCAAACTCAGTCAGAG GGGGAAAGCAGCAGCAACCCTCCTCAGCTGGATCTCCAATCTAA